A genome region from Cryptosporidium parvum Iowa II chromosome 8, whole genome shotgun sequence includes the following:
- a CDS encoding MutS like ABC ATpase involved in DNA repair: RMNNTIDINFKTRIFCSIVAKQTITEPKLGISLFDVNSGLISVANIEDNEQLSELESLLVRTQPSNVVYSVQKDCLSLKRLRNLLDMNNNWTCEEIEFPKSSTVEDFEVIISPLLRRSCSSYGKELESELIRHSLLNLIRHFQLVQSKENNSQCEIKFLVTKTFMRMDSACVQSLRIFPSKGESSKASTNLFGLLNKTRTKVGARRLEQWLRQPLIDEKQIISRQDVVEFFCKNDFLRQKLYGIHMRKVCDLDQIAVRFRTFASLMASESSKSEREPKFGLEDMVKLYDSVMQSGNIFSDIKDALEENKNSDSSPSFVQSVYDLILVPLESTLNRFKDYIRLVEKTIDLEEADKGNYLIIPYFTPELEKLSEEKNRIQRKIEAHRKDLDAYLCRERGYNEGSREAVRVIRGEGADTSLCFRVTRRDIEYFQDKKRFKQVRINKNDYIFRTNELMDLSDREEKVIKEYNNEQEQVLVKALSVASTYWSLVSRLAGILGSIDVLLSFSMTSLCAQIPFVRPKMVNGKCNLATEMKISEDGSTNCNCRFYCKELRHPLIEAQGTVSTTGQFVANDVELHRHGNLLSIITGPNMGGKSTYIRQIAICSLLAQIGCFVPAQEAQIPIMDQLMCRVGASDAQILGISTFFAEMIEASAILRSATERTLVIVDELGRGTSTFDGFGLAWSIASYLVSEKKCYTLFATHFHELSSLASSTPNVTNLRVTASTSKALSLSKQGSGVLKFLYKVEKGFTDKSLGVDVAELSGLPSETVKRSREKAEELTLVEQVYVDPQSCQNKKRLQLINVASNIKSSLEAVLNSAESCSDSNLFKEATFNSIQNLRELLNITVASC, translated from the coding sequence aggatGAACAACACAATTgatataaattttaaaactCGAATTTTCTGCTCAATTGTTGCAAAACAGACAATTACTGAACCAAAACTTGGGATTTCTCTTTTTGATGTAAACAGTGGATTAATTTCAGTAGCAAATATAGAAGATAATGAACAACTTTCTGAATTAGAGTCTTTACTTGTAAGGACTCAGCCAAGTAATGTAGTTTACTCAGTTCAGAAAGATTGTTTAAGCTTAAAGCGTTTACGTAATTTACTAGATATGAACAATAATTGGACATGCGAAGAAATCGAGTTCCCAAAATCATCTACTgttgaagattttgaagTCATAATTTCTCCTCTATTAAGGAGGTCATGCAGCAGTTATGGGAAGGAGTTAGAAAGTGAATTGATTAGACATTCATTGCTTAACTTAATAAGACATTTTCAGTTAGTCCAGTCTAAAGAGAATAACTCTCAGTGTGAAATTAAGTTTCTTGTAACTAAAACTTTCATGAGAATGGACTCTGCCTGTGTTCAATCATTAAGGATCTTTCCAAGCAAGGGAGAAAGTAGTAAAGCAtcaacaaatttatttgggTTGCTGAACAAAACTAGAACTAAGGTTGGTGCTAGAAGACTTGAGCAATGGCTAAGACAACCTCTTATTGATGAGAAACAGATCATTTCACGCCAAGATGTTGTAGAATTCTTTTGTAAAAATGACTTCTTACGTCAGAAATTGTATGGTATTCATATGCGTAAAGTTTGCGATTTAGATCAAATAGCTGTCCGATTTAGGACATTTGCTTCTTTAATGGCTTCTGAAAGCTCAAAATCTGAGAGAGAACCAAAGTTCGGTTTAGAGGATATGGTCAAGTTGTATGATAGTGTAATGCAATCaggaaatattttttctgaTATAAAGGATGCATTGGAGGAAAATAAGAACTCAGATTCTTCTCCAAGTTTTGTTCAGTCAGTATATGACCTAATTCTTGTACCATTGGAGTCAACATTGAACAGGTTTAAAGACTATATTCGATTAGTTGAAAAGACTATTGATCTTGAAGAAGCGGACAAAGGTAACTACTTGATTATTCCATATTTTACCCCAGAACTTGAAAAGCTTTCAGAAGAGAAGAATAGGATACAACGTAAAATCGAGGCCCACAGGAAAGATTTGGATGCATATCTCTGCAGAGAACGTGGATATAATGAAGGGTCTAGAGAGGCTGTTAGAGTTATAAGAGGAGAAGGAGCTGATACAAGTCTTTGTTTTAGAGTCACTAGGAGGGACATAGAATATTTCCAAGATAAGAAGCGATTTAAACAGGTTAGAATAAACAAGAatgattatatttttagGACAAACGAGCTAATGGACCTTTCAGATCGTGAAGAAAAAGTtataaaagaatataataatgagCAAGAACAAGTACTTGTTAAGGCTTTATCTGTAGCTTCTACTTATTGGTCTTTGGTTTCTCGGCTTGCAGGTATTTTGGGGTCAATTGACGTTCTTTTGAGCTTTTCAATGACGTCTTTATGCGCCCAGATTCCATTTGTAAGGCCTAAAATGGTCAATGGGAAATGCAATTTGGCAACTGAAATGAAAATCTCGGAGGATGGATCCACTAATTGTAATTGCCGATTTTACTGCAAGGAACTTCGTCACCCATTAATTGAAGCCCAAGGAACAGTTTCTACTACTGGCCAGTTTGTTGCGAATGATGTTGAACTTCACCGTCATGGGAATTTATTGAGTATCATAACAGGCCCAAATATGGGTGGAAAATCAACTTATATTCGCCAAATTGCTATTTGTTCCTTACTGGCCCAAATAGGATGCTTTGTTCCTGCTCAAGAAGCACAGATACCTATAATGGATCAATTAATGTGTAGAGTTGGTGCTTCTGATGCGCAAATACTTGGAATTTCTACCTTCTTTGCTGAAATGATTGAGGCGTCTGCAATTCTAAGGAGTGCAACGGAGCGAACTTTGGTTATAGTTGATGAACTAGGGCGTGGTACATCAACATTTGATGGATTTGGCCTCGCATGGTCCATTGCAAGTTATCTTGTTAGTGAGAAAAAATGTTATACTCTTTTTGCTACCCATTTTCATGAGCTCAGTTCGCTTGCATCTAGTACCCCAAATGTAACTAATTTAAGAGTAACGGCATCTACATCTAAAGCACTATCTCTTTCTAAACAAGGAAGTGGAGTTCTAAAGTTCTTATACAAAGTTGAAAAAGGATTCACAGACAAGTCTTTAGGAGTTGATGTTGCAGAACTTTCTGGCCTCCCTTCAGAAACTGTCAAGAGATCAAGGGAAAAGGCTGAAGAACTAACTTTAGTCGAACAAGTCTACGTAGACCCTCAAAGCTGTCAAAACAAAAAGAGGCTTCAGTTGATTAACGTTGCTTCCAATATAAAGTCAAGTCTTGAGGCCGTCTTGAACTCAGCAGAGTCTTGCTCTGattctaatttattcaaagaaGCAACATTCAATTCAATTCAGAATCTTAGGGAATTACTCAATATAACAGTTGCTTCCTGTTAG
- a CDS encoding eIF-2B gamma, eukaryotic translation initiation factor 2B subunit 3 that has a nucleotide diphospho sugar transferase at the N-terminus and a UDP N-acetylglucosamine acyltransferase at the C-terminus: MTSNNERFLYSSEFKGVIFAGGSGRMLGPLAKNISKAMIPVCNKPMIWYPLSNLIQHRIRDICIFCEEEFENSIRKYISETFSNDTIIKRFEFEETYQQNIKIIGLKEDESLLESSGTWSILSEYGKEFLRDSDFFVLTCDVIGPLDLLGLANKHRLTQAVCTILLTESPDLSKIKGSGKQTSNSNNQAQANPIGGISVDLQKDKNRSIFVIDEKDEVILSIKDFYSAKQENEVSELSKLQLFWHPNVSLRTDLVDLHVYLFKSSIFKILEIASGSQKISTIEYPEDGIESIRLELLPFLAKNQHVPGSELWGRSKFDCYHFLDDEITTSNDSSVKFTKIDLPPKIEGTSVSYFLQKLPQNSSRVNTIMALHDCNLAATSPAYFPAWLAEEHDIGTNVGKEVIIGQNCNLGKSVQLRRCVIGSNVEIGDGSKIVNCVILDNTKIGSKCTIQNSVIGQYSEIGDSCKISYSVIEHYFKVDANSKSQGEIMEKRDELFEISI, encoded by the coding sequence ATCTAATTTGATACAACATAGGATTAGAGatatatgtatattttGCGAGGAGGAGTTTGAGAATTCtataagaaaatatatttcagaGACGTTTTCAAATGATACGATAATTAAAAGgtttgaatttgaagaaacatatcaacaaaatattaaaattattggattAAAGGAAGATGAGTCTTTATTAGAATCAAGTGGTACTTGGAGTATTCTATCAGAATATGGAAAAGAATTTTTACGAGATTCTGACTTCTTTGTCTTAACTTGTGATGTTATTGGACCATTAGATTTATTAGGATTAGCAAATAAGCACCGTCTTACACAAGCTGTATGTACTATCTTATTAACAGAAAGTCCTGATTTATCCAAAATTAAAGGTTCTGGAAAGCAAACctctaattcaaataatcaaGCTCAAGCAAATCCAATTGGAGGAATTTCAGTTGATTTgcaaaaagataaaaatagAAGTATCTTTGTTATAGATGAAAAAGATGAAGTAATTCTATCTATAAAAGATTTTTATTCTGCTAAGCAAGAAAATGAAGTTTCCGAATTAAGCAAGCTTCAATTGTTTTGGCATCCCAATGTATCATTACGTACGGATTTGGTAGACTTGCATGTATATCTATTCAAATCCTCCATTTTTAAGATCCTTGAAATTGCATCTGGGTCACAAAAAATATCCACAATTGAATACCCAGAAGATGGAATTGAGTCAATCAGACTAGAACTTTTACCATTCCTTGCGAAAAATCAACATGTACCAGGTTCTGAGCTTTGGGGCAGGTCCAAGTTTGATTGTTATCACTTTCTAGACGACGAAATAACTACATCGAACGATTCATCTGTTAAATTCACTAAAATTGACCTTCCTCCGAAAATAGAAGGTACATCAGTATCATATTTCCTCCAAAAGCTCCCTCAAAATTCTTCTAGGGTAAACACTATCATGGCTTTACATGATTGCAATTTGGCGGCAACATCTCCCGCATACTTCCCTGCATGGCTAGCTGAAGAACATGATATAGGGACAAATGTGGGGAAGGAGGTAATCATCGGTCAAAATTGTAACCTTGGAAAAAGTGTGCAGTTAAGAAGATGTGTTATTGGGTCAAATGTTGAAATAGGAGATGGCTCTAAGATTGTAAACTGCGTTATTTTAGACAATACAAAGATAGGATCCAAGTGTACAATTCAGAACTCAGTCATTGGCCAATATTCTGAGATTGGCGATTCATGCAAAATTTCCTATTCTGTAATAGAGCATTATTTTAAAGTGGATGCCAACTCAAAATCGCAGGGAGAGATAATGGAAAAGAGAGATGAACTCTTCGAGATCAgtatttga
- a CDS encoding RIKEN cDNA 9430077D24 gene, producing MLEQSRTVLNDDLITKFKACRVFKDAITPISNMDWSEDGDSLLICESDTLRVYTISSGDIFRIHHSRKNSMDAIKFAHSNKQCLVASNKTDGDATIRLWDIQENRYIRATKLSSGPYNGISVHPNKDLFIVSTNDSKVSIYNFKLETPLAVQSTKNKTPISAFDPEGRTFAVATDDHIITMYDSKTYSPFDTFNLSSHIGKKNYIDHITFSPDGRLILVKTNLGKIFTISSFRGELFQEYKTVNKSPKSETRPVFSSDSQYVIHGLQDSTISIWSTTTAKHIVNLTGHVGQPKCIAFNPKKAFFASGMFINHLKYM from the exons ATGTTGGAACAATCTAGAACTGTTTTGAATGATGATTTGATTACCAAATTTAAAGCATGCCGTGTATTTAAAGATGCGATCACGCCTATTTCAAATATGGATTGGAGTGAAGATGGCGACTCATTACTCATTTGTGAAAGCGACACATTAAGAGTGTACACCATTTCTTCTGGGGATATCTTCAGGATTCACCACTCTAGGAAGAATAGTATGGATGCAATAAAATTCGCTCATAGTAACAAGCAATGCCTTGTAGCTTCAAACAAAACAGATGGTGATGCCACTATCAGACTATGggatattcaagaaaatagATATATTAGGGCTACTAAACTTTCATCTGG GCCATATAATGGGATTTCTGTGCATCCCAACAAAGATTTATTCATTGTTTCAACAAATGATTCAAAAGTAtctatatataattttaagcTTGAGACCCCATTGGCAGTTCAATccacaaaaaataaaactcCAATCTCAGCTTTTGACCCTGAAGGACGAACTTTTGCTGTTGCAACTGATGATCATATTATCACTATGTATGATTCTAAAACATACTCTCCTTTTGATACCTTTAACCTTTCAAGTCATATtggaaagaaaaattacatAGATCATATTACATTCAGTCCTGATGGCAGACTTATATTAGTTAAAACCAATTTAGGAAAAATCTTCACCATTAGTTCATTCAGAGGAGAGCTATTCCAAGAATATAAAACTGTAAATAAATCTCCAA aatctgAAACTAGGCCAGTATTTTCAAGTGATTCCCAGTACGTAATCCATGGTTTACAGGATTCCACTATCTCTATTTGGTCAACTACTACTGCAAAACATATAGTTAATCTCACTGGTCATGTTGGACAACCGAAATGCATTGCATTCAACCCTAAAAAGGCCTTTTTTGCTTCAGGTATGTTCATTAACCACCTTAAATATATGTGA
- a CDS encoding NAP, nucleosome assembly protein produces KLLVDTRLMELDSECAKEQMIIQRQFDEKKKPIFDERKAIIEKIPKFWADTISRHPVFQDNMHPEDFDILEYLKDIELEDNLDNEGSYKIKLIFDEAVSEFMEPNILVKHIIFKDNQEIVNEVTKINWKKESPRSIIEKKFIDTEENEEEYKNSVLSFFDFFSENISDDIDIGEIIRRDIYHAPLLYYREDDSISDE; encoded by the coding sequence aaattattagttGATACCAGATTAATGGAGCTAGACAGTGAATGTGCTAAGGAGCAAATGATTATTCAGAGACAATTTGATGAGAAGAAAAAACCAATTTTTGATGAAAGAAAAGctataattgaaaaaataccCAAATTTTGGGCTGACACTATTTCCAGACATCCCGTTTTCCAAGATAACATGCATCCTGAGGATTTTGAtattcttgaatatttaaaagataTAGAGTTAGAAGATAATCTAGATAATGAAGGGTcctataaaattaaattaatatttgatgaGGCAGTATCTGAATTTATGGAGCCAAATATTTTAGTCAAGCATATTATCTTTAAAGATAACCAAGAAATTGTAAACGAAGTAACCAAAATTAACTGGAAGAAAGAGTCCCCAAGatcaattattgaaaagaaatttattgatactgaagaaaatgaagaggaatacaaaaatagtgttttatcatttttcgactttttttcagaaaatatCTCTGATGATATCGATATTGGAGAAATCATACGTAGAGATATTTACCATGCCCCTCTACTATATTATCGCGAAGATGATTCTATATCAGACGAGTAG
- a CDS encoding histidyl-tRNA synthetase, translating to MVQNGKESFFIGSGGISLEDVALISTSDKSEFVLEPKLRESEELEQLKDGDFWTGDNEMGMVQEGKELSLSEVRALMLTKAVGIAIDGKGISKKLMMWLLEQLRNKGSTLVKVKYLSTDELTLTNLLGEYLRISGHKVSKRDARAFTKGFSMTVSQLALYLGISSSLKSFGECTLAILVEAMSFPLCFLAHLSSISSGGLAETTRNVRWLLEDSKIQRENRWKNKSLGVKLSEILCSLGTLQNSIENLSKCIKGFYAKSGNVTTSTKGIENSIDYIEIMPILEPLKNIISSLNYMKKSSIEFLDLFLRDTIKEEIVSENDFSKFALDSEISVQGLNIEQISKSVTPLTIEDLSHINSRISEMINGQFDSSIILRISTMEESKELIDALKVLTNENIEIFTIICILSLQKLADKNYQQYLSTIEKAKKKGKKEVSIASHESKNIHEFRQFMINLILNSSIFESSKNGVESNIYSKILEIFRDGQICKLDSTLKYITTPQNQSLRRPKIPKGTQDVTPQKMAIKNLVFGMIREVYRAHGAVEIDTPVFELKDTLLGKYGEDSKLIYDLKDQGGEQLSLRYDLTVPLARYIATSGLDHLKRYQIGKVYRRDEPQMARGRFREFYQCDLDIVGHYDSMVADSEIIKIATQVLSSFSNWIGQFMIKINHRQLLDGILEISGVPNEKFKTTCSSIDKLDKEPWESVRNEMINIKGLSESTVDKIGSIIQLKGTPFDVLEKIKSNQEMMENKNIMKALEELETLFKYTKSCNNCINYLSFDLSLARGLDYYTGVIYEAVLISNELNVGSIAAGGRYDQLIGMFSQKNIPAVGFSVGVERIMSIIEKKFEACKTHNHSSKGSFTDVLICNVGDSFLEYRFKIASLLWDNHISCEISLTGNGKLRKQLDYASNNNIPYCIIIGESEALKETVQFKFIHNNQSETETEQTTSVSSQEVHINDLVPHIQSVILQFGSTYSKFSSEFKM from the coding sequence ATGGTACAAAATGGAAAAGAAAGCTTTTTTATTGGATCAGGTGGGATTTCTTTGGAAGATGTTGCATTGATTTCTACAAGCGATAAATCTGAGTTTGTGTTAGAGCCAAAGTTGAGAGAAAGTGAAGAGTTAGAACAGTTAAAAGATGGAGATTTTTGGACAGGTGACAATGAAATGGGGATGGTTCAAGAAGGTAAGGAATTGAGTTTAAGTGAGGTAAGAGCATTAATGTTAACTAAAGCAGTGGGAATAGCAATCGACGGAAAGGGAATATCTAAGAAGTTAATGATGTGGCTGTTAGAGCAATTGAGAAACAAGGGTTCAACATTAGTAAAGGTGAAATATTTGAGTACTGATGAATTGACTTTAACTAATTTGCTGGGAGaatatttaagaatttCAGGGCATAAAGTATCAAAGAGAGATGCAAGAGCCTTTACAAAAGGTTTCAGTATGACAGTTTCTCAACTTGCTCTTTATTTGGGTATTTCTTCCTCTTTAAAAAGCTTTGGAGAATGTACTTTGGCAATACTGGTGGAGGCAATGTCTTTTCCATTATGCTTTTTAGCTCACTTATCATCCATTTCTAGTGGTGGTTTAGCTGAAACTACAAGGAATGTTAGATGGCTTCTAGAGGattcaaaaattcaaaGGGAGAATAGATGGAAGAACAAGAGTCTTGGAGTGAAGTTATCTGAGATTTTATGTTCACTAGGTACTTTGCAGAATTCTATAGAAAATTTAAGCAAATGTATTAAGGGATTCTATGCTAAGAGTGGTAATGTAACTACAAGTACAAAAGGTATTGAAAATTCGATTGATTATATTGAGATTATGCCTATTTTGGAGCCACttaagaatattatatCTTCACTTAATTATATGAAGAAATCAAGTATCGAGTTTttggatttatttttaagaGATACAATTAAGGAAGAAATAGTCTCTGAAAATGACTTCTCTAAATTTGCTTTAGATTCAGAAATATCAGTACAAGGTTTAAATATAGAGCAGATATCAAAGTCTGTAACCCCATTAACTATAGAAGATTTGTCTCATATTAACTCTAGAATTAGTGAAATGATTAATGGACAATTTGACTCAtctataatattaagaatatCTACAATGGAGGAGTCTAAGGAATTGATTGATGCATTAAAGGTTTTGACTAATGAGAATATTGAAATCTTTacaattatttgtattttatCACTTCAAAAGCTTGCTGACAAGAATTACCAACAATATTTATCTACTATTGAGAAAGCTAAAAAGAAAGGTAAAAAAGAAGTTTCGATAGCTTCTCATGAATCAAAGAATATCCATGAATTTAGACAATTTATGATTAACttgatattaaattcatcaatatttgaatcaagTAAAAACGGTGttgaaagtaatatttattccaaaataCTAGAGATTTTCCGGGATGGACAAATCTGTAAACTTGATTCaacattaaaatatattacaaCTCCTCAAAATCAATCTCTTAGACGTCcaaaaattccaaaagGAACTCAGGATGTTACTCCTCAGAAGATGGCAATTAAGAATCTAGTTTTTGGAATGATTAGAGAAGTATATAGAGCTCATGGAGCAGTAGAAATTGATACTCCAGTATTTGAACTCAAAGATACGCTTTTAGGTAAATATGGAGAAGATTCAAAGCTGATTTACGACTTAAAAGATCAAGGTGGAGAACAGCTTTCACTTAGATATGATCTTACAGTACCTTTAGCTAGATATATTGCAACATCTGGTCTTGACCACCTTAAAAGATATCAAATTGGAAAAGTATACAGAAGAGATGAGCCTCAAATGGCAAGAGGAAGATTTAGAGAATTTTATCAATGTGATTTGGATATTGTTGGTCATTATGATTCAATGGTTGCTGACTCTGAGATCATTAAGATTGCAACTCAAGTATTATCTTCCTTTTCTAATTGGATTGGCCAATTCATGATTAAGATAAATCATAGACAACTCTTGGATGGTATACTTGAAATTTCAGGAGTACCCAATGAGAAATTTAAAACAACCTGCTCATCTATTGACAAACTTGATAAGGAACCATGGGAAAGCGTGAGAAatgaaatgattaatattaaaggcTTATCAGAATCCACTGTTGATAAGATTGGatcaataattcaattaaaaggAACTCCATTTGATGttttagaaaaaattaaatctaaTCAAGAAATGATGGAAAATAAGAACATTATGAAAGCATTAGAAGAACTGGAAACTCTTTTCAAGTATACAAAGAGTTGTAACAACTGTATTAACTATCTTTCTTTTGATCTTTCTCTTGCTCGTGGATTAGACTATTATACTGGAGTTATATATGAAGCCGTATTAATCTCAAATGAGTTAAATGTTGGTAGTATTGCAGCAGGTGGAAGATATGATCAGCTTATTGGAATGTTTTCCCAGAAAAATATCCCCGCAGTCGGCTTTTCTGTTGGAGTTGAGCGTATTATGAgtataattgaaaaaaaatttgaggCTTGTAAAACTCACAATCACTCCTCAAAAGGATCTTTCACGGATGTACTTATTTGTAATGTTGGTGACTCCTTCCTTGAATATAGATTCAAAATTGCGTCATTATTATGGGATAATCACATTTCTTGCGAAATTTCCCTTACAGGAAATGGAAAACTTAGAAAACAACTCGACTATGcttccaataataatattccttattgtattattatcgGAGAAAGCGAAGCTTTAAAGGAGACTGttcaattcaaattcatccATAATAACCAATCAGAAACAGAAACAGAACAAACTACTTCTGTTTCTTCCCAAGAAGTTCATATTAATGATCTTGTTCCTCATATTCAATCAGTTATTTTACAATTTGGATCAACCTATTCTAAATTCTCTTCAGAATTCAAAATGTAA